A window from Neobacillus sp. PS3-40 encodes these proteins:
- the rpoB gene encoding DNA-directed RNA polymerase subunit beta codes for MTGQLVQYGRHRQRRSYARISEVLELPNLIEIQTSSYQWFLDEGLREMFQDISPIEDFTGNLSLEFIDYSLGEPKYAVKESKERDVTYSAPLRVKVRLVNKETGEVKDQDVFMGDFPLMTETGTFVINGAERVIVSQLVRSPSVYFSGKLDKNGKRGFTATVIPNRGAWLEYETDAKDVVYVRIDRTRKLPVTVLLRALGFGSDQEIIELIGDNEYIRNTLEKDNTESVDKALLEIYERLRPGEPPTVENAKSLLMSRFFDPKRYDLANVGRYKINKKLHIKNRLFNQRLAESLVDPETGEIIAEKDTLLDRRTLDRILPALQKNINFNTFHPSGGVVSEEILLQGIKIYAPNDENEKVINVMGNAYVVEEIKNISPSDIIASISYFFNLLHGVGDTDDIDHLGNRRIRSVGELLQNQFRIGLSRMERVVRERMSIQDTATITPQQLINIRPVIASIKEFFGSSQLSQFMDQTNPLAELTNKRRLSALGPGGLTRERAGMEVRDVHYSHYGRMCPIETPEGPNIGLINSLSSYAKVNRFGFIETPYRRIDPDTGKVTSRIDYLTADEEDNYVVAQANARLSDDGSFVDDEVVARFRGENTVVMRDRVDYMDVSPKQVVSAATACIPFLENDDSNRALMGANMQRQAVPLMQPEAPRVGTGMEYVSGKDSGAAVICKREGIVEHVEAREIWVRRIVEVDGQEIKGDLDKYRLLKFVRSNQGTCYNQRPIVAVGNRVTKGEILADGPSMELGELALGRNVLVAFMTWDGYNYEDAIIMSERLVKDDVYTSIHIEEYESESRDTKLGPEEITRDIPNVGEDALRNLDERGIIRTGAEVKDGDLLVGKVTPKGVTELTAEERLLHAIFGEKAREVRDTSLRVPHGGGGIVHDVKVFNREDGDELPPGVNQLVRVYIVQKRKIHEGDKMAGRHGNKGVISRILPEEDMPYLPDGTPVDIMLNPLGVPSRMNIGQVLELHLGMAARALGIYVATPVFDGAREEDVWSTIQEAGMARDAKTVLYDGRSGEPFDNRVSVGVMYMIKLAHMVDDKLHARSTGPYSLVTQQPLGGKAQFGGQRFGEMEVWALEAYGAAYTLQEILTVKSDDVVGRVKTYEAIVKGENVPEPGVPESFKVLIKELQSLGLDVKILSGDEKEIEMRDTEDDEDLQQVDTFNIVSESQNLESEKVGSKE; via the coding sequence TTGACAGGTCAACTAGTTCAGTATGGACGACACCGCCAACGAAGAAGTTACGCGCGAATCAGTGAAGTTTTAGAATTACCAAATCTTATTGAAATCCAAACCTCTTCATATCAATGGTTTCTTGATGAGGGATTGCGTGAAATGTTTCAGGATATTTCACCGATTGAAGACTTTACTGGTAACCTATCACTAGAATTTATTGATTACAGCCTTGGCGAACCAAAGTATGCAGTTAAGGAATCAAAAGAACGGGACGTTACATACTCCGCACCATTGCGTGTGAAAGTGCGTCTTGTGAACAAAGAAACTGGCGAAGTAAAAGACCAGGATGTTTTTATGGGTGATTTCCCGCTGATGACTGAAACAGGCACATTTGTCATTAATGGGGCAGAACGTGTTATTGTTTCCCAGTTAGTACGCTCTCCGAGTGTTTACTTCAGTGGAAAACTTGATAAAAACGGTAAAAGAGGATTTACAGCTACTGTGATTCCGAACCGCGGCGCTTGGCTGGAATATGAAACAGACGCCAAAGACGTCGTATATGTCAGAATCGATCGTACTCGGAAGCTGCCCGTTACGGTTCTTTTGCGTGCGTTAGGGTTCGGCTCTGATCAAGAAATCATTGAGTTGATTGGAGATAATGAGTATATTCGAAATACGCTTGAGAAGGACAATACTGAAAGTGTTGATAAAGCGCTTCTTGAAATTTATGAGCGTCTCCGTCCAGGTGAACCGCCAACAGTTGAGAATGCTAAGAGTTTATTAATGTCTAGATTCTTTGATCCTAAGCGCTATGACTTGGCTAATGTAGGTCGCTATAAAATTAATAAAAAGCTTCATATTAAAAATCGTTTATTTAATCAACGTCTAGCAGAATCTCTCGTTGATCCTGAAACTGGTGAAATTATTGCAGAAAAGGATACTCTGCTTGATCGTCGTACTTTAGATCGCATTTTGCCAGCACTTCAAAAGAATATTAATTTTAATACTTTTCATCCAAGCGGTGGTGTAGTATCGGAGGAAATCCTTCTTCAAGGTATAAAAATTTATGCTCCGAATGATGAAAATGAAAAAGTAATTAATGTAATGGGCAATGCCTATGTTGTTGAAGAAATAAAAAATATTTCACCGTCTGATATTATTGCGTCGATCAGCTATTTCTTCAATTTATTGCATGGTGTTGGTGATACGGATGATATCGACCATTTAGGAAATAGACGTATTCGTTCTGTTGGAGAATTGCTGCAAAATCAGTTCCGAATTGGTTTATCTCGGATGGAACGTGTTGTTCGTGAAAGAATGTCCATTCAAGATACAGCAACAATTACACCACAGCAATTGATCAACATTCGACCTGTGATTGCTTCAATTAAAGAATTCTTTGGAAGCTCTCAATTATCACAGTTCATGGATCAAACGAATCCACTCGCAGAATTAACGAATAAGCGCCGGTTATCTGCCTTAGGACCAGGTGGATTAACACGTGAACGTGCCGGAATGGAAGTACGTGATGTTCACTACTCTCACTACGGACGGATGTGTCCGATTGAAACACCTGAAGGACCAAACATCGGTTTGATTAACTCTTTATCTTCATATGCAAAAGTAAATCGATTCGGTTTTATCGAAACACCTTATCGTCGTATTGATCCTGATACAGGGAAGGTAACAAGTCGTATTGATTATCTAACTGCGGATGAAGAAGATAACTACGTTGTTGCACAGGCGAATGCTCGTCTTAGTGATGACGGTTCCTTCGTTGATGATGAAGTTGTTGCTCGTTTCCGTGGTGAAAATACCGTTGTAATGCGTGATCGTGTTGACTATATGGATGTTTCGCCGAAGCAGGTTGTTTCTGCTGCGACTGCGTGTATTCCGTTCTTAGAAAACGATGACTCCAACCGTGCTTTAATGGGAGCGAACATGCAGCGTCAAGCGGTTCCTCTTATGCAACCGGAAGCACCAAGAGTTGGAACAGGTATGGAATATGTATCTGGTAAGGACTCTGGGGCAGCTGTCATTTGTAAACGTGAAGGAATTGTTGAACATGTTGAAGCCCGCGAAATTTGGGTTCGCCGTATAGTTGAAGTAGATGGCCAAGAGATAAAAGGCGATCTTGATAAATATCGTCTACTAAAATTTGTCCGTTCTAACCAAGGAACATGTTATAACCAGCGTCCAATTGTTGCTGTTGGAAATCGTGTAACAAAAGGTGAAATTCTTGCTGACGGTCCATCAATGGAGTTAGGTGAGCTTGCGCTTGGTCGAAATGTCTTAGTTGCATTTATGACATGGGATGGCTATAACTATGAGGATGCCATCATCATGAGTGAACGACTTGTTAAAGATGATGTTTATACATCGATCCATATTGAAGAATACGAATCAGAATCTCGAGATACAAAGCTAGGACCAGAAGAAATAACGCGGGATATTCCAAACGTGGGCGAAGATGCTCTTCGCAATTTGGATGAACGTGGAATTATCCGTACTGGAGCAGAAGTGAAAGACGGAGATCTTCTTGTCGGTAAAGTAACTCCAAAAGGAGTAACGGAACTAACAGCCGAAGAGAGATTGCTTCATGCCATCTTTGGTGAAAAGGCTCGCGAAGTGCGTGATACGTCCTTGCGTGTACCTCATGGTGGCGGCGGTATTGTTCATGATGTAAAAGTATTCAATCGTGAAGACGGTGACGAGCTTCCACCGGGTGTTAACCAACTTGTTCGTGTATATATCGTGCAAAAGCGTAAAATTCACGAAGGTGATAAGATGGCTGGACGACATGGTAACAAGGGTGTAATTTCTCGTATTCTTCCTGAAGAGGATATGCCTTATCTTCCAGATGGTACACCTGTAGATATCATGTTAAACCCATTAGGGGTTCCATCTCGTATGAATATTGGTCAGGTATTAGAACTACACCTTGGAATGGCAGCGAGAGCGTTAGGAATTTATGTTGCTACCCCTGTATTTGATGGAGCGCGCGAGGAAGATGTTTGGTCAACGATTCAAGAAGCAGGAATGGCTAGAGATGCTAAAACTGTTCTTTATGATGGTCGTTCGGGTGAACCATTCGATAATCGTGTTTCTGTCGGTGTTATGTACATGATTAAATTGGCACACATGGTTGATGATAAACTTCATGCTCGTTCAACTGGACCATACTCGCTTGTTACGCAACAGCCTCTTGGCGGTAAAGCACAATTTGGCGGTCAGCGTTTTGGTGAGATGGAAGTTTGGGCACTTGAAGCATATGGAGCAGCATACACACTTCAAGAAATTCTTACAGTTAAATCCGATGATGTTGTCGGTCGTGTAAAAACGTATGAAGCCATCGTGAAGGGTGAAAATGTTCCAGAACCAGGTGTTCCTGAATCATTTAAAGTATTAATTAAAGAGCTTCAGAGTCTTGGTTTAGATGTAAAGATTCTATCCGGTGATGAAAAAGAAATAGAAATGCGTGATACAGAAGATGATGAAGACTTACAGCAAGTCGACACGTTTAATATTGTATCAGAATCACAAAACCTTGAATCCGAAAAAGTCGGTTCAAAAGAGTAA
- the rpoC gene encoding DNA-directed RNA polymerase subunit beta', whose amino-acid sequence MLDVNNFEYMKIGLASPLKIRSWSFGEVKKPETINYRTLKPEKDGLFCERIFGPTKDWECHCGKYKRVRYKGVVCDRCGVEVTRAKVRRERMGHIELAAPVSHIWYFKGIPSRMGLVLDMSPRALEEIIYFASYVVTESGDTALEKKQLLSEKEYRAYRDKYGNKFQAAMGAEAIKKLLSDIDLNKEVDFLKEELKTAQGQRRTRAIKRLEVLEAFRNSGNEPSWMILDVLPVIPPELRPMVQLDGGRFATSDLNDLYRRVINRNNRLKRLLDLGAPSIIVQNEKRMLQEAVDALIDNGRRGRPVTGPGNRPLKSLSHMLKGKQGRFRQNLLGKRVDYSGRSVIVVGPNLKMYQCGLPKEMAIELFKPFVMKELVEKGLAHNIKSAKRKIERLSPEVWDVLEDVIREHPVLLNRAPTLHRLGIQAFEPTIVEGRAIRLHPLVCTAYNADFDGDQMAVHVPLSSEAQAEARMLMLAAQNILNPKDGKPVVTPSQDMVLGNYYLTLEREGSIGEGMIFKDRNEALIAYNNGYVHFHTRVAIHAGSLNNETFTEEQNKKLLITTVGKLIFNEILPKSFPYINEPTRDNLEVETPAKYFVERGENVLARIKEMPLVDPFKKKILGNIIAEVFKRFKITETSKMLDRMKDLGFKYSTKAGITVGVADIVVLGEKQEILHEAQNKVDNVMKQFRRGLITEEERYDRVISIWSQAKDVIQGKLMNSLNKTNPIFMMSDSGARGNASNFTQLAGMRGLMANPAGRIIELPIKSSFREGLTVLEYFISTHGARKGLADTALKTADSGYLTRRLVDVAQDVIVREDDCGTDRGLVIKALKDGTEIIEPLDERLIGRYARRGIKHPETKAVIVPENGLITEDLAEVIVGLGIEEVTIRSAFTCNTRHGVCKKCYGRNLATGQEVEVGEAVGIIAAQSIGEPGTQLTMRTFHTGGVAGDDITQGLPRIQEIFEARNPKGVAVISEIDGVVVGISEGKDRQHEIVVQGDVESRTYNAPYTARLRVAVNDRVERGEELTEGSIDPKELIKVKDVSAVQEYLLREVQKVYRMQGVEIGDKHVEVMVRQMLRKVRVSDAGETDVLPGTLLDIHQFTDANEKALLSGKLPATGRPVLLGITKASLETDSFLSAASFQETTRVLTDAAIKGKRDELLGLKENVIIGKLVPAGTGMPRYRRAEPVLRDTTSEETITID is encoded by the coding sequence TTGCTGGATGTTAATAATTTTGAGTATATGAAAATAGGTCTTGCTTCACCATTAAAAATTCGTTCATGGTCTTTTGGAGAAGTGAAAAAGCCAGAAACCATCAACTATCGTACATTAAAACCTGAGAAAGATGGTTTATTCTGTGAACGGATTTTTGGTCCAACAAAGGACTGGGAATGTCATTGTGGAAAATATAAACGCGTCCGTTATAAAGGCGTTGTTTGCGATCGTTGCGGAGTAGAAGTAACAAGGGCAAAAGTCCGTCGCGAACGCATGGGTCACATTGAATTAGCAGCTCCTGTTTCACACATTTGGTATTTTAAAGGAATTCCAAGCCGAATGGGACTTGTACTTGATATGTCCCCGCGGGCTTTAGAGGAAATCATTTACTTTGCTTCTTATGTTGTGACTGAATCTGGAGATACTGCGCTTGAAAAGAAACAACTTCTATCTGAAAAAGAATACCGTGCATATCGCGATAAGTACGGAAATAAGTTTCAAGCAGCCATGGGTGCAGAAGCCATTAAAAAATTACTTTCAGATATTGATTTAAATAAAGAAGTTGATTTTTTAAAGGAAGAATTAAAAACAGCTCAAGGTCAGCGTAGAACACGCGCAATTAAACGCCTTGAAGTTCTAGAAGCTTTCCGTAATTCTGGAAATGAACCTTCATGGATGATTCTAGATGTACTTCCGGTCATTCCTCCAGAACTTCGTCCAATGGTCCAATTGGATGGCGGAAGATTTGCAACATCTGACTTGAATGATCTTTATCGTCGCGTTATTAACCGTAACAATCGTCTTAAACGTTTATTAGATCTTGGAGCCCCAAGCATTATCGTTCAAAATGAAAAACGGATGCTTCAAGAAGCGGTAGACGCATTGATTGATAACGGCCGCCGTGGTCGCCCTGTTACAGGTCCTGGTAACCGTCCATTAAAGTCACTTTCACATATGTTAAAAGGTAAGCAAGGACGTTTCCGTCAAAACTTGCTTGGTAAACGTGTGGACTACTCAGGTCGTTCCGTTATTGTTGTTGGTCCGAATCTTAAAATGTATCAATGTGGACTCCCTAAAGAGATGGCTATTGAACTCTTTAAGCCATTTGTTATGAAGGAATTAGTCGAAAAGGGTTTAGCGCATAATATTAAATCTGCTAAGCGTAAAATCGAAAGACTATCACCTGAGGTTTGGGATGTTCTTGAAGACGTAATAAGGGAGCATCCGGTGTTGTTGAACCGTGCCCCAACATTGCATAGATTAGGAATTCAGGCGTTTGAGCCTACAATTGTAGAAGGTCGTGCAATTCGCCTTCACCCACTCGTATGTACTGCATATAATGCTGACTTTGATGGTGACCAAATGGCTGTTCACGTACCGCTTTCATCTGAAGCTCAAGCGGAAGCACGCATGCTTATGCTTGCTGCACAAAATATCTTGAATCCTAAAGATGGTAAACCAGTTGTTACACCTTCACAGGATATGGTGCTTGGTAACTACTACCTGACCTTGGAAAGAGAAGGTTCAATTGGTGAAGGAATGATTTTTAAAGATAGAAACGAAGCATTAATTGCCTATAATAATGGATATGTTCACTTCCATACACGTGTTGCAATTCATGCAGGATCATTAAATAATGAAACCTTTACTGAAGAACAAAACAAGAAATTACTAATTACAACAGTAGGAAAACTTATATTTAATGAAATCTTGCCAAAGTCATTCCCGTATATCAATGAACCAACAAGAGACAACTTAGAAGTAGAAACACCTGCAAAATACTTTGTTGAAAGAGGGGAAAATGTATTAGCGCGAATTAAAGAAATGCCGCTAGTCGATCCTTTCAAAAAGAAAATCCTTGGAAATATCATTGCAGAAGTATTTAAACGTTTCAAAATTACTGAAACGTCTAAGATGCTTGACCGTATGAAAGACCTTGGATTCAAGTATTCAACAAAAGCTGGTATTACAGTTGGTGTAGCTGATATCGTTGTTCTTGGTGAAAAACAAGAAATTCTCCATGAAGCTCAAAATAAAGTGGATAATGTTATGAAACAGTTTAGACGCGGATTAATTACCGAGGAAGAACGTTATGATCGTGTAATTTCAATCTGGAGCCAAGCTAAAGATGTTATTCAAGGAAAGCTGATGAATTCCTTGAATAAAACAAATCCAATCTTCATGATGAGTGATTCCGGAGCCCGTGGTAATGCCTCGAACTTTACGCAGCTTGCTGGTATGCGTGGTCTAATGGCTAACCCGGCTGGACGTATTATTGAATTGCCAATCAAATCAAGTTTCCGTGAAGGTTTAACAGTATTAGAGTACTTTATCTCTACTCATGGTGCTCGTAAAGGTCTTGCGGATACAGCTCTTAAAACAGCGGATTCAGGTTATTTAACACGTCGTCTTGTTGACGTAGCTCAAGATGTTATTGTAAGGGAAGATGATTGTGGAACAGACCGCGGTCTAGTAATCAAAGCCCTAAAAGATGGCACCGAAATAATTGAACCATTAGATGAACGTTTAATTGGTCGCTATGCACGTAGAGGGATTAAACATCCTGAAACAAAGGCTGTTATCGTTCCGGAAAATGGTCTAATTACAGAGGATCTTGCTGAGGTTATTGTTGGATTAGGTATAGAAGAAGTTACCATCCGCTCTGCATTTACATGTAACACTCGTCATGGTGTATGTAAGAAGTGTTATGGTCGTAACTTAGCAACTGGACAAGAAGTTGAGGTGGGTGAAGCGGTTGGTATTATCGCTGCTCAATCAATCGGTGAGCCAGGAACACAGTTAACGATGCGTACGTTCCATACAGGTGGTGTTGCGGGAGACGATATTACACAAGGTCTACCACGTATCCAAGAAATTTTTGAAGCTCGTAATCCTAAAGGTGTTGCGGTTATTTCAGAGATTGATGGTGTTGTAGTAGGTATCAGTGAAGGTAAAGATCGTCAACATGAAATTGTTGTGCAAGGTGACGTTGAATCACGGACATATAATGCACCGTATACTGCTCGATTGAGAGTTGCTGTCAATGATCGTGTTGAACGTGGTGAAGAGTTAACAGAGGGATCAATTGACCCTAAAGAATTAATTAAAGTCAAAGACGTTAGTGCTGTCCAAGAATACTTGCTACGTGAAGTTCAAAAGGTTTATCGTATGCAAGGGGTTGAAATTGGCGATAAGCACGTCGAAGTAATGGTAAGACAAATGCTTCGTAAAGTTCGAGTTAGTGACGCGGGTGAAACAGATGTACTTCCAGGTACACTTCTTGATATTCACCAGTTTACTGATGCGAACGAAAAGGCATTATTAAGTGGGAAGTTACCTGCGACTGGACGTCCAGTTTTACTTGGTATTACAAAGGCGTCGCTTGAAACAGATTCCTTCTTATCAGCTGCTTCTTTCCAGGAAACTACAAGGGTTCTTACGGATGCCGCTATCAAAGGCAAACGCGATGAATTGCTTGGCTTGAAAGAAAATGTTATCATTGGTAAGCTTGTCCCTGCCGGAACGGGTATGCCTCGCTATCGTAGAGCAGAACCAGTTTTAAGGGATACAACTTCAGAAGAAACAATTACAATTGATTGA
- a CDS encoding 50S ribosomal protein L7ae-like protein — MSYEKVLQANNIIVGTKQTVKALLEDKVIELVVASDADPKVTAKMINKALDLEIPVHYVDSMKKLGKACGIKVGASSVAIIR, encoded by the coding sequence TTGTCTTATGAAAAAGTATTGCAGGCCAACAATATTATTGTAGGAACAAAACAAACAGTGAAAGCCCTTTTGGAAGACAAAGTTATTGAGTTGGTTGTTGCATCTGACGCAGATCCAAAGGTTACTGCTAAAATGATTAACAAAGCTCTTGATTTAGAAATTCCTGTCCATTACGTAGACTCGATGAAAAAACTCGGAAAAGCGTGTGGAATTAAAGTGGGAGCTTCATCTGTTGCTATTATTCGTTAA
- the rpsL gene encoding 30S ribosomal protein S12, whose product MPTINQLVRKPRQSKEEKSKSPALNKGYNSFKKSQTNVSSPQKRGVCTRVGTMTPKKPNSALRKYARVRLSNLIEVTAYIPGIGHNLQEHSVVLIRGGRVKDLPGVRYHIVRGALDTAGVNNRMQSRSKYGTKRPKAPKK is encoded by the coding sequence ATGCCTACAATTAACCAACTAGTGCGCAAACCTCGTCAATCTAAAGAGGAAAAGTCAAAATCACCAGCACTTAATAAAGGTTATAACAGCTTTAAAAAGTCTCAAACAAATGTATCTTCACCACAAAAACGTGGAGTATGTACTCGTGTTGGTACAATGACTCCAAAGAAACCAAACTCAGCGTTGCGTAAATACGCTCGTGTACGTTTGTCAAATCTAATTGAGGTGACTGCATATATTCCGGGTATTGGCCACAACCTTCAAGAACACAGTGTGGTTCTTATTCGTGGAGGACGTGTAAAAGACTTACCAGGGGTACGTTATCACATCGTACGTGGAGCTCTTGATACAGCTGGAGTTAATAACCGTATGCAAAGCCGTTCAAAATATGGTACTAAGAGACCAAAAGCACCTAAAAAATAA
- the rpsG gene encoding 30S ribosomal protein S7 yields the protein MPRKGPVAKRDVLPDPLYNSKLVTRLINKMMLDGKRGKSQAILYTAFETIRERSGKEPMEVFDAALKNIMPVLEVKARRVGGANYQVPIEVRPDRRTTLGLRWLVNYARLRGEKTMEERLANEIMDAANNTGASVKKREDTHKMAEANKAFAHYRW from the coding sequence ATGCCACGTAAAGGTCCTGTAGCAAAAAGAGACGTATTACCAGATCCATTATACAACTCGAAATTAGTTACTCGTCTTATCAACAAAATGATGTTAGACGGTAAAAGAGGTAAATCACAAGCTATTCTTTACACTGCATTTGAAACTATTCGTGAACGTTCTGGTAAAGAGCCGATGGAAGTATTTGATGCAGCACTTAAAAATATTATGCCTGTACTTGAGGTTAAAGCACGCCGTGTAGGTGGTGCAAACTATCAAGTTCCAATCGAGGTGCGCCCAGACCGCCGTACTACTTTAGGTCTTCGCTGGTTAGTTAACTATGCACGTCTTCGTGGAGAAAAGACCATGGAAGAGCGTTTAGCTAACGAAATCATGGATGCAGCTAACAATACTGGCGCATCAGTTAAGAAACGTGAAGATACACACAAAATGGCTGAAGCAAACAAAGCATTTGCTCACTATCGTTGGTAA
- the fusA gene encoding elongation factor G yields MAREFSLANTRNIGIMAHIDAGKTTTTERVLYYTGRIHKIGETHEGASQMDWMEQEQERGITITSAATTAQWHGHRVNIIDTPGHVDFTIEVERSLRVLDGAVAVLDAQSGVEPQTETVWRQATTYGVPRVVFVNKMDKIGADFLYSVNTIHERLGANAHPIQLPIGAEDQFEAIIDLVEMNAVFYADDLGENVEVRDIPEEYLAQAKEYREKLVEAVAELDEVLMEKYLNGEEITKEELKAGIRKGTVNVEFYPVICGSAFKNKGVQLMLDAVIDYLPSPLDVAAIKGHAVDDSEEEIERHSSDEEPFSALAFKVMTDPYVGKLTFFRVYSGTLEAGTYVQNSTKGKRERVARILQMHANSRKEISTVYAGDIAAAVGLKDTTTGDTLCDDKNLVILESMVFPEPVIQLSVEPKSKADQDKMSTALQKLQEEDPSFRAHTDQETGQTIIAGMGELHLDIIVDRMRREFKVEANVGAPQVAYRETFRASASVEGKFARQSGGRGQYGHVWIEFSPNDEGKGFEFVNGIVGGVVPREYIPAVQAGLEDSLDRGVLAGYPLVDIKARLFDGSYHDVDSSEMAFKIAASMALKNAASKCSPVILEPVMRVEVTIPEEYLGDIMGQLTARRGRVEGMDARGNAQVVRSMVPLSEMFGYATALRSSTQGRGVFSMHFDHYEEVPKSISEEIIKKNKGE; encoded by the coding sequence ATGGCAAGAGAGTTCTCCTTAGCGAATACTCGTAATATCGGTATCATGGCACATATTGATGCTGGTAAAACGACTACCACTGAGCGTGTCCTTTATTATACTGGTCGTATTCATAAGATTGGTGAAACACATGAAGGCGCATCACAGATGGACTGGATGGAGCAAGAACAAGAACGCGGAATCACAATCACTTCCGCTGCAACAACTGCACAATGGCATGGCCACCGTGTAAACATCATTGATACACCAGGACACGTAGACTTCACAATCGAAGTTGAACGTTCTCTTCGTGTACTTGATGGTGCGGTAGCTGTACTTGATGCACAATCAGGTGTTGAGCCGCAAACTGAAACAGTTTGGCGTCAAGCAACTACTTATGGTGTACCACGTGTAGTATTCGTAAACAAAATGGATAAAATCGGCGCTGACTTCTTGTATTCAGTAAATACAATACATGAACGTCTTGGTGCTAATGCACATCCAATTCAGTTACCAATTGGTGCTGAAGATCAGTTTGAAGCAATCATTGACCTTGTGGAAATGAATGCAGTATTCTACGCAGACGACTTAGGCGAAAATGTAGAAGTGCGTGATATTCCTGAAGAATATTTAGCACAAGCTAAAGAATATCGTGAAAAGTTAGTTGAAGCAGTAGCGGAGCTTGATGAAGTTCTAATGGAAAAGTATCTTAATGGTGAAGAAATCACTAAAGAAGAGCTTAAAGCTGGAATTCGTAAAGGTACCGTTAATGTAGAATTCTATCCTGTAATCTGTGGTTCAGCATTTAAAAACAAAGGTGTTCAACTTATGTTAGATGCAGTTATCGATTATCTTCCTTCTCCATTGGATGTAGCGGCTATTAAAGGTCATGCAGTCGATGATTCAGAAGAAGAAATTGAACGTCACTCTAGTGATGAAGAGCCGTTTTCGGCACTTGCATTTAAAGTAATGACGGATCCTTATGTTGGTAAATTAACGTTCTTCCGAGTATACTCGGGTACTTTAGAAGCTGGAACATATGTTCAAAACTCTACAAAAGGCAAACGCGAGCGCGTTGCACGTATTTTACAAATGCATGCAAATAGCCGTAAAGAAATCTCTACGGTTTACGCTGGTGACATAGCTGCTGCAGTAGGTCTGAAAGATACAACAACTGGTGATACTCTATGTGATGACAAAAACCTTGTTATCCTAGAGTCAATGGTATTCCCTGAACCAGTTATTCAACTTTCAGTAGAACCAAAATCTAAAGCAGACCAAGACAAAATGTCTACTGCTTTGCAAAAACTTCAAGAAGAAGATCCATCGTTCCGTGCACATACAGACCAAGAAACTGGACAAACCATCATTGCTGGTATGGGTGAGCTTCACCTTGATATTATCGTTGACCGTATGCGTCGCGAATTCAAAGTTGAAGCTAACGTGGGTGCTCCACAGGTTGCATATCGTGAAACATTCCGTGCATCTGCATCAGTTGAAGGTAAGTTTGCTCGTCAATCCGGTGGTCGTGGACAGTATGGTCACGTTTGGATCGAATTCTCACCAAATGATGAAGGAAAAGGCTTCGAATTCGTAAACGGCATTGTCGGTGGTGTTGTTCCTCGTGAATACATCCCTGCAGTACAAGCTGGTCTTGAAGACTCCCTTGATCGCGGAGTACTTGCTGGATATCCATTAGTTGATATCAAAGCAAGACTTTTTGACGGTTCATACCATGATGTTGACTCATCTGAAATGGCATTTAAAATTGCTGCATCTATGGCACTTAAAAATGCAGCTTCCAAGTGTAGTCCCGTTATTCTTGAACCTGTTATGAGAGTTGAAGTTACCATTCCTGAAGAATACCTAGGTGATATCATGGGACAACTTACTGCTCGACGCGGCCGCGTTGAAGGTATGGATGCTCGTGGTAACGCACAAGTAGTTCGTTCAATGGTTCCACTTTCAGAAATGTTTGGTTACGCTACAGCGCTTCGTTCAAGTACACAAGGTCGTGGAGTATTCTCAATGCACTTTGATCACTATGAAGAAGTACCTAAATCTATTTCTGAAGAAATCATCAAAAAAAATAAAGGTGAGTAA